A genome region from Deltaproteobacteria bacterium includes the following:
- a CDS encoding nucleotidyl transferase AbiEii/AbiGii toxin family protein, which produces MLELSQIESWYPEPLRPFKKNLLREYLQYKILEIIFTSPYANSLAF; this is translated from the coding sequence ATGCTTGAACTCTCTCAGATCGAATCCTGGTATCCCGAACCTCTCCGCCCTTTTAAGAAGAATCTTCTTCGGGAATACCTTCAATACAAGATCCTCGAAATCATTTTCACTTCCCCCTATGCCAACAGCCTGGCCTTT